The Actinomycetes bacterium nucleotide sequence TATACCTTGCCGTTTCAGCTATTGGTGGAGGAACCTGCGCTATTGCTGCCTATAATCAGGACCTTGCCAATCAGCTGATAGGAGTCGATGGAAAAGAGGAATTCGTAATTTACCTCGCTCCGGTAGGCCTTATAGATAAGCAAGAGACTTAAACCAGTACTAGCTAACACTGATGGTCAAATGTTTCTGTTAAAACACTATAACCTTTGAATTTAAATAATTTTTTTAAATATTATCTCTGCCGTCCTGGCTGGATCATGTCTGATGTATTGGTTGCCCCCAAACAGCTCCTCCCTAATTATTCTTGTCCCTGACTGAACATGCTTTAAGTCATCTACAACCTTAAAAGAATTACTTTCAGCATGCCTGTTGGTGAGTGAATCAGGAATTTTGGAAGAATCTATAAGTATATAATCCAATTCGCATCCCAGATAATTTTCTACCACCCTGACATGATCACCGGCTTTAAACCCATCAGTCTCTCCAGGCTGGGTCATTATATTGCAGATGTAAACTTTTTTAGCCTTCGACTCCCTAATAGCTTCTGCCACTCCTCTAACCAGGAGATTGGGTATGATACTGGAGAACAGGCTTCCCGGTCCCAGCACTATGAGCTCTGCCTCCCGGCATGCTTTTATGACTCCTTTATAAGCCTGGGGACTGGAAGGCTGAAGAAAAACTTTTTTTATAGATTGCCTGTAGCCTACAATCCTGGTTTGCCCCAGCAGGGACTTACCATCATTAAATTCTGCCCCAAGTATTACATTTTCCAGGGTAGAGGGCAAAACCCTGCCCTGAATATTTAAAATCTGGCTTACCTCCAGCAGGCCCTTGGCAAAACTGCCGGTAAGCTCGCTCAGGGCTGCTATCATCAGGTTGCCAAAAGAATGCCCTGACAGATTTGAATTACCCCGGAATCTGTACTGGAAAAGCTCAGGCAACAGGGATCGGGAATCAGCCAGTGACACCAGGCAGTTCCTTATATCTCCAGGGGGCAGAATATTGAAATCCTTCCTTAACCTGCCCGAACTTCCGCCATCATCGGTAACCGTAACAATAGCTGTTATATGTCCGGTCCATTGCTTGATGCCTTTAAGCAGGGTAGATAAACCTGTACCTCCGCCTATGCCCACTACCTTTGCGTTTTCTTTCATGCCGTTTTGCCCTTATAATTAAATTTAGTAAAACTATGTATTGATATTTTCATTTTATTATATAAAAATAAAAAAATTAAACACATCTAATTTGAATTTAGATATAAATGCAAAGACATATATAAAAGGAGGGCAATGGAGCTTATAATTACTTCCGATTATGCAAGTATGAACAGGAAAGCAGCAGACACTATTTCTGCAACTATTAAAGAAAAACCAAACTGCGTGCTGGGCTTGGCTACCGGAAGTACACCTGTTGGAACCTATAAGGAACTGGTAAAAAGAAATCAGCAACACCAAATTGACTTTTCCCAGGTAATAACCTTTAATCTCGATGAATATATCGGTATCGGAATAGACCTGTCAAAACCTTATAGCCAGGACCAGAGCTATGCCCGTTTTATGCATGAACAGCTATTTTCACATATAAACATCAAACGGGAAAATATCCATATGCCGGACGGTACCGCTGAAAATTTAGAAAAACATTGTTCAGATTACGAACAGAAGATCAAGCAGATGAAAGGCATTGACCTGCAGTTGCTGGGAATTGGAGCCAATGGCCACATAGCTTTTAACGAACCCGGTTCTTCTCTGGCTTCACGAACCCGGATTCAACCCCTGGACCCTAAAACCCTAAACGACAACTATGAAAAATTTTACAAAAAGGCTGGAATAAAAAAAGAAGATATGCCCCATTATGCCTTTACCATGGGTGTAGGAACCATACTGGAAAGCAGGCATGCCCTGCTGCTTGGATCAGGCAAAAACAAGGCTAAGGCAGTTGCCGAAGCAATTGAAGGTCCCGTTACTTCCAAAATAACTGCTTCTGCCCTGCAGCTTCATCCCGGCCAGGTTACCATTATCTTAGACCAGCCGGCAGCATCAGAGTTAACCTGGTCTTTAAAATTAGTAAGGGAAAATTTAGCTTAGAAAATTTCATCAGCTTCTTCTGTAGTAAAAAAAAGCAGATTATTTTCATGGTTTGAAATAGCCTTACTGGTATCAATAAGGCAATCCTTTGCCTGTTTGCGCTCCATGGCGGCAGTTTTTTCC carries:
- a CDS encoding YvcK family protein, whose protein sequence is MKENAKVVGIGGGTGLSTLLKGIKQWTGHITAIVTVTDDGGSSGRLRKDFNILPPGDIRNCLVSLADSRSLLPELFQYRFRGNSNLSGHSFGNLMIAALSELTGSFAKGLLEVSQILNIQGRVLPSTLENVILGAEFNDGKSLLGQTRIVGYRQSIKKVFLQPSSPQAYKGVIKACREAELIVLGPGSLFSSIIPNLLVRGVAEAIRESKAKKVYICNIMTQPGETDGFKAGDHVRVVENYLGCELDYILIDSSKIPDSLTNRHAESNSFKVVDDLKHVQSGTRIIREELFGGNQYIRHDPARTAEIIFKKII
- the nagB gene encoding glucosamine-6-phosphate deaminase; its protein translation is MELIITSDYASMNRKAADTISATIKEKPNCVLGLATGSTPVGTYKELVKRNQQHQIDFSQVITFNLDEYIGIGIDLSKPYSQDQSYARFMHEQLFSHINIKRENIHMPDGTAENLEKHCSDYEQKIKQMKGIDLQLLGIGANGHIAFNEPGSSLASRTRIQPLDPKTLNDNYEKFYKKAGIKKEDMPHYAFTMGVGTILESRHALLLGSGKNKAKAVAEAIEGPVTSKITASALQLHPGQVTIILDQPAASELTWSLKLVRENLA